A window of the Polaribacter sp. HaHaR_3_91 genome harbors these coding sequences:
- a CDS encoding M60 family peptidase N-terminal accessory domain-containing protein produces the protein MQKKLWVKQLLILHVFAIATSSIFAQDLFFEKSNGTSNTFGEIDAYQQLTTTLKENITINATFNKTEGWELLALDGSNFYYQITDVASSNYGQIDIWNNTSKTRTTYGTLSSIFTDPNNWVLGGADKGTLYFSSSAVNSEIVSWDGVTKNTFAHLRDVVTIPKYWKFAGFHDGVMYIEWKYASNFNPSIKTWDGTSSRGTYDNTNYYSNYDDAFLIGVTDFISSDNPEILTQFHKVKTHILGTSTLATTGFQSISNTIKTDYALFTDNFDVIKTALEIIELYETNKGALFTTGTTTLGGFSRTASGFDLENTILLIMQSVLDYSYTEANITAYPDLFNNKLFLTSSFFPGAAAQPTDASVNYTVKINGEHVRKPGTQANYETEDARRPTGCYLAPGSIAKITVPSSLVGTGASILVGAQTWDLSNKSTIKRMDRVTKKYEINSTTTTIANPLGGGIYINIPYHSSFGIVNITLENVIRSPYYANTVANKTSLSEWQNTERLHAAPWTDFETDKIMIQVPTSWIYAFDDPETPLNDWDMSMDAISELLGRPLIRSKTVVYAQVDVTPRGSANYPGYPQSNVAYNPYTNYEGNHDNYLINGPRDERGYLINVFFHEQGHAEKIYKFRGEIESFVNFLWVPIYNKKFGIELNQAFEDSFAAYGLSHSIEEAAISWMITENFRVGNQMSSVTTENQQEFSYQPRGHAKYADLVRLFDWETIETFYANTSKSHENGTIDYSSNVNNVPADDRLLRMSEAAGYDLRPLIHFWGIQPDDFNSLAIEIGNRGLKKSTAIYDQLSFYKTIVPIDNETFRSFGLEDYSESKIENSTYYDHVSQSYSAGFFKKWWDYYGPTQGQSAIDEIQNIINLYFPGGRPEEDNSSCLEITATSVEASNFTENAQNTLDNLSETAWISKGDGEYLLYDLGAIYDICDLEIKFQNKLTKFNYFDVEVSRDNQTYLAVKQNLSSTKTDENYDAYSISRKARYIKIICGGNEFDDWNAISDVKIYSKENNLSIDNNNLENTNTMSLFPVPTKNILKISGIPLENTKVEIYDIKGALIQTEYMNPDSFIDTSKLISGMYFIKVKLSNTRIIKKFIVQ, from the coding sequence CATCAATTTTCGCTCAAGACTTATTTTTCGAAAAATCAAATGGTACTTCTAATACATTTGGTGAAATTGATGCCTACCAACAATTAACCACTACTTTAAAAGAAAACATTACCATCAATGCTACTTTTAATAAAACAGAAGGTTGGGAGCTTTTGGCTCTTGATGGCTCAAACTTTTATTATCAAATTACCGATGTAGCTTCTAGTAATTACGGACAAATAGATATTTGGAACAACACTTCTAAAACCAGAACAACTTACGGTACATTAAGTTCTATTTTTACAGACCCTAATAATTGGGTTTTAGGTGGAGCTGATAAAGGCACATTATACTTTAGTTCTTCTGCAGTTAATAGTGAAATTGTGTCTTGGGATGGTGTTACAAAAAACACCTTTGCACATTTACGAGATGTCGTGACGATCCCTAAATACTGGAAATTTGCTGGTTTTCATGATGGCGTCATGTATATTGAATGGAAATATGCCAGTAATTTTAACCCCTCAATAAAAACATGGGACGGCACAAGTTCTCGAGGTACTTATGATAATACCAATTATTACAGCAATTATGATGATGCTTTTCTAATTGGTGTCACCGATTTTATTTCTTCTGATAATCCTGAGATATTAACTCAATTTCACAAAGTTAAAACCCACATTTTAGGTACATCAACATTAGCCACTACAGGATTTCAATCCATAAGCAATACCATTAAAACGGATTACGCTTTATTTACAGATAATTTTGATGTTATAAAAACAGCATTAGAAATCATTGAATTGTATGAAACTAACAAAGGAGCGCTATTTACAACAGGTACAACAACTTTAGGAGGATTCTCTAGAACAGCATCTGGTTTTGATCTAGAAAATACAATTCTCTTAATTATGCAATCTGTTTTAGATTACTCATATACAGAAGCAAATATTACAGCTTATCCAGATCTATTTAACAACAAGCTTTTTTTAACATCTTCTTTTTTCCCTGGGGCAGCAGCACAACCAACCGATGCTTCAGTAAATTACACGGTTAAAATTAATGGAGAACATGTAAGAAAACCAGGTACACAAGCTAATTATGAAACAGAAGATGCTAGAAGACCTACAGGCTGTTATTTAGCTCCAGGAAGTATTGCTAAAATAACTGTTCCTTCATCATTAGTTGGTACAGGTGCTTCTATACTCGTAGGAGCTCAAACTTGGGATTTATCTAATAAATCAACCATTAAAAGGATGGATCGTGTAACAAAAAAATACGAAATAAACAGCACAACAACTACAATAGCAAACCCTTTGGGAGGGGGTATATATATTAACATCCCCTATCACAGTAGTTTTGGCATTGTTAATATAACACTAGAAAATGTAATTCGTTCTCCTTATTATGCAAATACAGTAGCTAACAAAACAAGTTTAAGCGAATGGCAAAATACAGAAAGATTACATGCTGCTCCTTGGACCGATTTTGAAACTGATAAAATAATGATTCAAGTGCCAACATCTTGGATATATGCCTTTGATGATCCTGAAACACCTTTAAACGATTGGGATATGTCTATGGATGCTATTTCTGAACTTTTAGGACGACCACTTATTAGATCTAAAACAGTAGTCTATGCACAAGTAGATGTTACACCAAGAGGAAGCGCAAATTACCCAGGCTACCCACAGTCTAACGTTGCCTACAATCCATACACAAATTATGAGGGAAATCATGACAATTACTTAATAAACGGACCAAGAGACGAAAGAGGTTATCTTATTAATGTATTTTTCCACGAACAAGGTCACGCAGAAAAAATATACAAATTTAGAGGAGAAATAGAATCTTTTGTAAATTTCTTATGGGTTCCTATTTATAACAAAAAATTTGGTATTGAATTAAATCAAGCTTTCGAAGATTCTTTTGCAGCTTATGGTCTATCTCATTCTATTGAAGAAGCCGCCATTAGTTGGATGATTACAGAAAACTTTAGAGTAGGAAATCAAATGAGTTCAGTAACAACTGAAAATCAACAAGAATTCTCATACCAACCAAGAGGTCATGCAAAATATGCCGATTTAGTAAGACTTTTTGATTGGGAAACGATAGAGACATTTTATGCTAATACAAGTAAAAGTCATGAAAATGGAACGATAGACTATTCTAGCAATGTAAATAATGTACCTGCTGATGATAGATTACTAAGAATGTCTGAAGCTGCTGGTTATGACTTACGCCCTCTCATTCATTTTTGGGGAATTCAACCAGATGACTTCAATAGTCTGGCAATTGAAATTGGAAATAGGGGTTTAAAAAAATCTACCGCAATTTATGATCAATTATCTTTTTATAAAACCATAGTTCCTATAGATAATGAAACTTTCAGAAGCTTTGGATTAGAAGATTACTCTGAATCTAAAATTGAAAACAGTACTTATTATGATCATGTCTCACAATCATATTCTGCTGGATTCTTTAAAAAATGGTGGGATTATTACGGACCTACACAAGGACAATCTGCTATAGATGAAATACAGAATATTATAAATTTATACTTCCCTGGAGGTAGACCTGAAGAAGACAATAGTTCTTGTCTTGAAATCACAGCAACCTCAGTAGAAGCAAGTAATTTTACTGAAAACGCACAAAACACCTTAGATAACCTTTCTGAAACAGCATGGATATCTAAAGGAGATGGAGAATATTTATTGTATGATTTAGGAGCTATCTATGATATTTGTGATTTAGAAATAAAATTCCAGAATAAACTTACAAAATTCAATTATTTCGATGTGGAAGTTTCTAGAGACAATCAAACATATTTAGCAGTAAAACAAAATTTATCCAGTACTAAAACAGATGAAAATTATGATGCCTATTCTATTTCTAGAAAAGCGCGTTATATTAAAATTATTTGTGGGGGAAATGAATTTGATGACTGGAATGCAATTAGTGATGTAAAAATTTACTCTAAAGAAAACAACCTTTCTATCGATAATAATAATTTAGAGAATACAAACACAATGTCTTTATTCCCCGTTCCTACTAAAAATATTTTAAAAATTAGTGGGATACCTTTAGAAAATACTAAAGTGGAAATTTATGATATAAAAGGCGCATTAATTCAAACTGAATATATGAATCCAGACTCCTTTATCGATACATCAAAATTGATTTCAGGTATGTATTTTATTAAGGTAAAATTATCAAACACTCGTATTATAAAAAAGTTTATAGTTCAATAA
- the fbp gene encoding class 1 fructose-bisphosphatase has product MDSRKRTFGEFIVENQSSFAYSSGELSSLLNAIRLAAKTVNHKVNQAGLVDLFGNSGDVNIQGEQQQKLDVYANNIFIQALKNRDIVCGIVSEEDDEFIPVEGLDAQNNSKYVVLMDPLDGSSNIDVNVSVGTIFSIYRRITPIGTAVKKEDFLQPGINQVAAGYIIYGTSTMLVLTTGNGVDGFTLNPAIGSFYLSHPNMKFPEDGNVYSVNEGSYIHFPQAVKNYIKFCQSHENGKVYSARYIGSMVSDFHRNMIKGGIYMYPNSTINEDGKLRLLYECNPIAFIAEQAGGRAIDFNGTRILELKPTDIHERVPFFCGSPKMVDKLEVFMNE; this is encoded by the coding sequence ATGGATAGTAGAAAAAGAACGTTTGGAGAGTTTATTGTTGAAAATCAATCCTCTTTTGCGTATTCAAGCGGAGAATTATCTAGTCTGCTAAATGCAATAAGGTTAGCTGCAAAAACAGTTAATCATAAAGTAAACCAAGCGGGTTTAGTTGATTTATTTGGTAATTCTGGAGACGTAAATATACAAGGAGAGCAACAACAAAAATTAGATGTCTATGCCAATAATATTTTTATACAAGCTTTAAAGAATAGAGACATTGTTTGTGGAATTGTTTCTGAAGAAGATGATGAGTTTATACCTGTAGAAGGTTTAGATGCACAAAATAATAGCAAATATGTGGTTTTAATGGATCCTTTAGACGGTTCATCTAATATAGACGTAAATGTATCTGTAGGTACAATTTTCTCTATTTATAGAAGAATTACACCAATAGGAACCGCTGTTAAAAAAGAAGATTTTTTACAACCAGGAATTAACCAGGTTGCTGCAGGTTATATTATTTATGGTACCTCTACAATGTTAGTTTTAACAACAGGTAATGGAGTAGATGGTTTTACATTAAACCCAGCAATTGGTTCTTTTTATCTTTCGCATCCTAACATGAAATTTCCTGAAGACGGAAATGTGTATTCTGTAAATGAAGGTAGTTATATCCATTTTCCGCAAGCGGTAAAAAACTACATAAAATTTTGCCAGAGTCATGAAAATGGAAAAGTATATTCTGCTAGGTATATTGGTTCTATGGTTTCAGATTTTCATAGAAATATGATTAAAGGAGGTATTTATATGTATCCAAATAGTACTATAAATGAAGACGGAAAATTAAGATTATTGTATGAGTGTAATCCTATTGCTTTTATTGCGGAACAGGCAGGTGGTAGAGCTATAGATTTTAATGGTACAAGAATTTTAGAATTAAAACCAACAGACATTCACGAAAGAGTTCCTTTTTTCTGCGGAAGTCCAAAAATGGTAGACAAGTTAGAGGTGTTTATGAATGAATAG